TGTTTAACACCAATTCTATCTCTCAGCTCATTGAACCTCTGCCGTGCTAACGGTTTTGTTAACAAATCAGCAACCTGTTCTTCAGTCTTTACATATTCAAGCTGTATATCTCCACATTGAACACAATCACGAATAAAATGAATTCTTGTGTCAATATGCTTACTTCTTTCGTGAAAGACCGGATTATTGGCTAGTGATATGGCTGATTTGTTGTCAACCTTCAACACTGGTTTGACTTTATCATCACCTCTCAATTCTGCAATTATTTTTTTGAGCCATAACCCTTGACAAGCTCCACCTGTTGCCGCTATGTACTCAGCTTCACAAGAAGATAACACAACTATTCTTTGCTTGTGAGAGACCCATGTGATTGGGCTTTCTCCAATAAAGAATATAATCCCTGAAGTACTCTTCCTGTCATCCGTATCTCCTGCAAGATCACTATCACTGAAGCCTACAagttcttctttttcttgattctttttgTAGACAATTCCCATTCCAATAGTGCCTCTCACATACCTCAGTATCTGTTTCACAGCATTCATATGTGTCACCGTTGGTGTGTCCATGTATCTGCTGACAACACCAACGGAGTACGCAAGATCTGGACGTGTGTTTACCAAGTACCTCAAGCTGCCGATAATTCTTCTATACTCAGTGGCATCAACAAATGGTTCACCATCTTGTCTTTTTAGTTTACACTTCGGCTCCATTGAACACGACTGCTGTTGCAATTAAGCATCCCAGTTTTTTCAAGAATCTTGCTTGCATAACCTGCTTGACAAAGAGATATACAATCTGGAGTTTGTTTTACCTCAATCCCAAGATAATAACTCAGCAGCCCCAAGTCACTCATCTCGAACATCCTCATCatttcttatttaaaacattCAATATTTTTTCCATTTGAGCCGGTGAGAATTAAGTCGTCGACATAAACTCCCACAACAGTAACATCATCCCCTTCCTTCTTCATATAAAGAGCATGCTCAAAAGGACACCTTTGAAAACCAAATGACTTTAAGCTATGATCTAACTTGGTGTTCTAGGCCCTGGGTGcctgttttaaaccatataatgcCTTGTGTAACCGTAGCACTTTCTGTGGATTTGTTTTGTCAACAAAACCATCTGGTTGACTAACATATACCTCTTCATCTAACTCTCCGTTTAAGAACGCAGTCTTCACATCCAGGTAGTGAACTCTCCGTTGTTTTTGAGCTGCATAAGCAAGAATAGTTCTAACAGTTTCTATTCTGGCTACAGGAGCAAAGACTTCCTTATAATCAATGCCATATTTCTGCACATAGCCCTTTGCCACCAAACGGGCTTTGTGTTTAAGAATCTTGCCGTTTGGATCTTTGTTCAATTTGAAGACCCACTTGAGTCCCACTGCTCTTTGGTTCTTCGGCAAATCAGAGAGTTCCCAGGTTCCattcttttgaattgaatcaattTCAGACTCCATCTCACGTTTCCAGTTTTCGTCACCAACTGCTTCTTCATATTGTGTTGGTTCCTCCATTGATAAGAAACACAACCCGACTTCTTCATCAACTTCTCTGATCTCATTGTAAATTTCTTGCAATGATTGAAATTTCCGTGGTGGAGTTGAACTGGAATCTAAATCTGTACCTGTAGTATTCGAAGAAGATGACTGAATTAGAAGgtaattaatttctgaatttggTATGCCTGAAGAAGAGGATGGCGTAGATAGAGTGCAAAGCGCATCCACTGCTTCGGATGTACCATCACCCCCCAattcttttacttttactgAAAATATTTCAGTACAATCAGACTCCTCTTTCTTCTTGCTATTCTGCCATGGCCAGCTTGCTCCTTCTTCAAAAACTACATCTCTGCTTATGAGAACTTTCCCCTTACTAGGATCAAACACCCTGTACGCTTTTGAACCTTCTTCGTAACCTAGCAAAACTCCCTTTAAGCTTCTGTCTTCAAGCTTCGTTTGATGAGATGACATGACCTTGATATGAACAAGACATCCAAATACACGCAGATGTTGTATATTTGGTATCTTATCATACCAAGCTTGGTAGGGTGTCATTCCTTCAACACTCTTGGTTGGGCACCTATTCAATAAAAACACAGAGGTTTTTACTGCCTCACCCCACAAATTTTCTGGCACATTTTTGCTTTTCATAATGCTTCGTGTCATCCCCATAACAGTTTGATTTCTTCTTTCTACGATTCCGTTTTGCTGTGGGGAATATGGCGCTGTCAATTGCCTTTTAATTCCTTCTGTGTcaaaaaattttttgaattcaGCTGAGAGAAACTCTCCCCCTCAATCTGTTCTGAAACACTTCAGTTTCTTTTCAGTCTCAATTTCAGCTGTCTTCTTAAATTTCTTGAATGCTTCGAAAGCCTCATGTTTGCTTTTCAACAAGAAAACCCACATGTATCGTGAATAATCGTCAACTAGAAGCAAAAAGAATTTATTACCTCCTGGAGTTGTTGGTGTAATAGGACCGCAAAGATCTCCATACATCAATTCAAGTTTTTCTTTTGCTCTAAACTTCGCAGCATGTGGAAAGGTTTTTTGATGTTGTTTCCCCACAGTACAACCATCACAAACTTGATTTGGGAACGAGATGTCTGGTAAACCTTGTACCATTTTCTCTTTGGACAGCTTCTTCAATGCTTGAAAATTTAAGTGACCATATCTCGCGTGCCATAGCCAACTCGACTCTGTTATGCTTGTCATCAAGCATACTTTTTCGGCAATCTGTAGATTTGCAATAAACAGTCTGTTTTGTTGTCTTCTCACCTTGATTATGAGTCTATTTGAGTTATCATAGACCCTCAAGACTTCACTTTCAATGAGTATTCGACCTCCACTTTCATCAATTTGGCCAAGGCTAATAATATTACTCTTCAATTTTGGTATATAATATACATTGGTTAGGGTCAGATGTTCACCATTTTTGCATTGAAATATAACTGGCCCAATCCCTTGTATATCAATTACAGAACCATCACCAAACTTAACCTTGCCACAAATAGAATAATCAATTTCAACAAAACAGTGTTTATCACCTATCATATGATTGGTAGCTCCAGTGTTGAGGTACCAACCTACTCCTTTCATGAGACACCCAATCGTGGCAGCAACATATGCTTCTCCTTGAACCCCATTCAATTCGACAGCTTCAATCATCATCAAAGAGGGTTCTTCAAAGTAAATCTGACCATTCAGCTCACAAGTTTCAATCATCAACAGGGACTCTTCTCCATCATCTCTCTCGGTCAAATTTGCTTGCTCCTCTCTCTCCTTCGATGAGCATTCTGATGCGAAGTGTCCCATTTTTCCACAactgtaacatttgatttttgatttgtCGAATTTCTTCTTTTGCGATTTCGACTCGTCATCACCGCCTCGGCTTGACTCACCACTGTGTCTTCCTCTGCCACGACCGCATCCTCCGCGTCCTCTGCCTCTACCATCTCTTGTATCAGCAGTCTTGTTCTTTTTAGCCTCCTCTATAGCTTTCCACTCAGCTCTTGTAAGAAGAACTGTTTCATCAGATCTCCCACCACAGCTAAGCAATATTTCTTCATGAGCTTTGAGTGAACCTATCACCTCCTCAACTGATTTGGTGGTTAGGTCACTGAATTCTTCAATTGTGGCTGCGATCTGTAGAAACTTTGGTGAAACTGATCTCAACAGTTTCTTCACCACTTTTACTTCCTCCACAGTGTTGCCAAGGCTTCTCAGCTTATTGACAATAATCGTGAGTTTCCCTGAGAAATCATCAATATTCTCAGAGTCGCTCATTCTCAACGCATCAAACTCACTCCACAATGACTGAGTTCTCACTTCTTTAACCTTGTCTGCCCCTAGGTTCATTGTTCTCAGCATACTCCATGCTTCCTTTGCGGTCTTCTTCGCACCCAATTGAAGCAAGGTATCTTCCCCTATACCTTGGTAAATGGCAGCCAATGCCATTTTTTCTCTACGACTATCAATTGGGCCAGGTGACTCAACTACATCCCACACTCCTTGAGCCATCATAAAGACCTCCATCTTTGTAGCCCATGCTGCGTAATTACTCTTTGTCAGCATAGGATATTTTAACGAAACTGAACTTTCTTTCTCAGGGAACAAGGTACCTCTAGCTGTAGTAGAACTCTCTTCATTTGAGACTTCCTCACTTTCTTttaactctctctctttctgttctctctctctcaacatTCTAGCTCTCTCAACATTCTAGCTCTCTCAATTTCAAGATGAGACATCTTAAGGCCTTGATcttaaggctctgataccaagtgTCAGaatatcagaaaaaaaaaagaagaaatcaaaCTGTTATGGGGATGACACGAAGCATTATGAAAAGCAAAAATGTGCCAGAAAATTTGTGGGGTGAGGCAGTAAAAACCTCTGTGTTTTTATTGAACAGGTGCCCAACCAAGAGTGTTGAAGGAATGACACCCTACCAAGCTTGGTATGATAAGATACCAAATATACAACATCTGCGTGTATTTGGATGTCTTGTTCATATCAAGGTCATGTCATCTCATCAAACGAAGCTTGAAGACAGAAGCTTAAAGGGAGTTTTGCTAGGTTACGAAGAAGGTTCAAAGGCGTACAGGGTGTTTTATCCTAGTAAGGGGAAAGTTCTCATAAGCAGAGATGTAGTTTTTGAAGAAGGAGCAAGCTGGCCATGGCAGAACAGCAAGAAGAAAGAGGAGTCTGATTGTACTGAAACATTTTcagtaaaagtaaaagaatTGGGGGGTGATGGTATATCTGAAGCAGTGGATGCGCTTCGCACTCTATCTACGCCATCCTCTTCTTCAGGTATAccaaattcagaaattaattacCCTCTAATTCAGTCATCTTCTTCGAATACTACAGGTACAGATTCAGATTCCAGTTCAACTCCACCACGAAAATTTCGATCATTGTAAGAAATTTACAATGAGACCAGAGAAGTTGATGAAGAAGTCAGGTTGTGTTTCTTATCAATGGAGGAACCAACACGATTGTTTAAACAAGCAAATCCCGCCAATTTTtacttatgattaaattaattcgcgtagtacttaaattaatttctagttaattAATAACCCATCAAgcatgtagatttaattaattaactgctTTATGAGAGAAGAATCCAaatttgattaataataattatcgaattatttaaatcaaatcaattaattacttaatataaacaaatatattaattgctatttatattaacccaattaaataattatgtatttaCTTGAGTTAATCTGCAATATGTTGTTTTTCTAGAAGATTCGATAGACCTCTTGAATTTCTAAGAGGACAACAATGGAGGTAGTATTTCtcaaaagtaaaaattaattgaaaacaaaaataagatgaacaaaaattttgaataaaatctcACAACTTTAAATAAATCTCTATTTGATTAACTTTTAACTGAATAAAAGAGTTTAGCCTCTTAGGTCATAATAAAATTgtagaaaaataaagaagaagggGAAGAAGAATTCAGCTAAGAGGAaccgaaaaagagagagagaggaggtgATGAGAAGAGATGTGTAGGGAGATGATTTTCTACTTCTAGGGCAGTCTTTATGTAgtcttttttcaaataaaaagatAGTTGTtcacaatttaaaagaaaaagtaaaataaatccaCTACTCCTATTATAACTCTTGTATTAATCCTGATCTGATTGTGTTTGCATCTATCTAAAATAGTTTTAAACTCTGTACAACTGGCAAAAACTGAAATTCTGGAATCTGTTCGTTGGCTTGGACCACAACCTTGGACAAGACTGTACCTTCAAGTCAGAAAAAGCTCTAAAACAACATCTTTTAgttctttttctcattttcagctcaaaacctgtctaaaaattaaaattgaagtaaAATCTAAttgtttacatcaaaattatagcaaaattatggaatttaatatggaaaaaataatgagttttgcaactcatcagattTTTCCATACTTGCATGGTTACTTGTCCTCAAACATAGAAAttcaaaaaacaataaaaacatagCCTGTCCTCAaccatttgaaatttaatttgtccaaagcaaagaatcaaattgtaatgtaataaaATAAAGCAGAAATAGTTTAATTTCACTAAAGTTTATTTCAACAAGTCTCACCTTTAAAACGTGTTTCTCAAGACATAAAGTTGGCCCTTAATCTAATTTCAAACACAAAATATTTAGAATGTCATTAATATTAAACTACCCTTTTGAAAGAATAGGCTCTTAGAAACTCTTGACTAGATCGATAAAATTTATAGACTTTGGGGATTATTATTACACTTTTTACTATATCTTGCTTGAAATCGATGAAGTGAATGTAAAACAAATGGTTACTGAGCCACTTGCCCAGGTTATTAAGTTCAAGTGActactagctccactcatgCTCACTTAACTAAAGGCATGGTGCGAGTTTTTAAACGATCCAAAAAGGGGTGATACTCTCCCAAACACCAATTTTTTCATACATAATCACCTTAAGGGGTCACCAAGTACCGCACTACTTAAGCCATCGGGTTGGTAACTAAATAACCAAGTAACTAGAAGAGTGGGTCATAGGAGTgcattaatttttgaattttgctatttttatttctttcttttcttgatgATACCCCTTAACTTTAATATAAACATATGGTCTAGACAATGTCCTTAAAGTTATTCTTAATAAAGGACAGCAAttcatttaagaaaaatatgcaTTTATTACCCTACTATTTAAGCAAGGATCATACTTCATGAATTTTCAAAACAAGCCTTAAAAACAAGTCTAACAAAATGAACAATAATGAATTTACTCTATTTAGGCTAGCATACAAATGACATAAGAACTTGAATTctgtgataataatatatcaaTTTCTCATTGCAAGTAAGgaactgtatttttttttaaaataaacctcaaaaatagaaaaaataaaatctgagAATTGAAAAAGTGACAAATCAGCAAGTGCAACTGTTGAGAAACTGAAAAAAATAGATCAACTCATACAGTTTCGGCAAGCCTCTAGCACTCAGTAGAAAAATTATGCAGAAATAGCAGAACAGAAGAGAAATTTACAGAACATAGCAGAAAaatatatacatcaaccaaccacagcaaaaacaatataaaaacaCATCTATTCCAGTTGCTTCTCACCCCACACTTATTcctcacattgtcctcaatgtggaaAAAATTCAAACAACGGGGGAAGTTCATCAGTAAGTTAGCAAAAAGTGAGTATAGAGAACTTCTCTGAGGAATTAGTTTCCTAAGACTTTAGGTTGGTGGAGGCTGGAGTATAGGCAACCCTAAGTGTAAGAATCAGCTGCTTGCCTAGAGCTGCTTACTTGTATCACTTCCCACATCGAAAAATTACGGTAATtccaaattgtatataatagctagcataaaactactaaataacttgggttaaacattttgggtcaagtgaaaagtgggtccaaaagttatttgggctaGTTTGGGCCGAGCTGTTTCACAAAGTGGGAGAGAATTGCATCAAGTTTAGCATCAATGTGGTGCATTTTTACCTCAATTCTGGCTAGGCGGGCTTGATTATCAGGTCTTGGAGGTGCTACAGAAGTGGTTGGGATTGACTTTTCTTCTATCCGAAATAAGTGCGATCGTGGTGAAATGATAGGACCTAGAGGATAAAACACAATTTCTTTCCTCTCGTTGAGGTAAAGTAAGCCCAAGAATTAAGTGCAGGTATATCAAGAGGAACAATATGTTCAATAATGTGCAAATCAGTGTGCTCTTTGTCAAGCAAACCTAATCCTGTAGCTAGCATAGAAATCACAGAACCTAGATATATACCCCGCCCAGCATCAGATATACTTTTAAACTGGGAGACTAACCAGAAACCAAAATTaacttttcattcattcaacaAATAACACAAAAAGAAGATTTCATATTTTGTTAATTTGGTGGGATCTTTATTTTTCCTAGGAAATGTATAACAAAGGAATCTGTGAATGTATCTAAGAGTAGGGCTCTAGATATCATTTGCTTTAGATTTTCCTCCCTTAAATTCAAGCGTAGGTTCCCTGTTAATTCTTTGTATATCAAAATTGGATCCCATCTAGCTGGATAATCACATAAAGAGGCTAAATACTCAGCAGTTttagcataatcatcatcatAGACACCTAAATGCAGATTAAAACCTGTAATTGAACAATGTACCATTTTATTTTGCAACCTAAAATGAATAATaggtatatttaaattaaaattatgcacATCAAAATAGAACTCATAGGTGGCATAAAACTCACAGAACATCTCAACATAAGAGGGGCAGTTTATTGTAAAAAATTTGTCTCCATCCAATATTATCAACTAAAGCATAAACCTCATCAAGTAATTACAACTGGATCAAAGCCGTATCACTTATTCTCTTGCAAGAAAAGACATCAAAATGGAGAAAAATTTGGTACCTGACCTTATCATCACCCTCAAAGTTGAATTCGACGTGGAGGTGCTGTTCCTCGGCCAAGTATTTAGCCTTCCCACTGACTATTCTGGGAATTCTTTTCTTCTGTTTCTTTTTTGGTGTCCTTTGCCTCCTGTAGTTGGCCCATGGTTCCCTTCTCACTGTGACTAGAGGCTGCGTCCTCACTACTACTTTCTGAGGCTTCCAAGACTAATGTAGTGGTCTTGGGTTGTGTTTTCTAGTCTTGTAGCTACTACAAAATTTTAGGCTTGACCCCATTCATCAACATCGTCGGTGTTCACTTCATGGATGGGGGTTTTGCCCCTCACTTGCGAATGGGTGGTTCTCCTTGTTGTGATCGGCGGAGAAGCTGCTGATGGTACCACCGTTTTTGTCCACGATGTTGTCATCATGGTTTCTATCATTCTTTCTACGGGTTGCATTTCTGTCATTCTTCCAAGGCTAAGTTTCCGTCAATAAAGTAGCCGCTGGGTCCGATGAAGCTTGGCAGTAGCGTGTGGATGAAGGCGCGGTGGTTGGCATTGCGTCTGGCTGAGTCTCGATGCGTTGGTGCTTTGGCATCATCGTTCCTACAAGAAAGAGGAGAGTTGGCAGtacgagagagaaaaaaagaaaataaaataaggtgTTAGGGTTTTTATAATAAAGTAAGCAGTAAATAACTAAaacagtaaaaaataaaattatcttagATCAGTtataaaataaagcaaatattttACCACTCAAATAACCATTAAAGGCCATATATGTTTTCTATAAAGTTCAGACTTGTCTAGATAATCTAATCTGCTCTAAGGTTGAAGATaacaaagaaataaattaaaaattaaaagattaaaagaaaaaccTCCTGATGATCATAtaggcttgggcaagcctgtAACCTTGGGTTGCTTCCAAGCAGCTCCCTTTTTTACTGTCCTAGGTTTGACATTAGTGGCATGTTAGGCTTCATCCTCTTTCATCTTTGTATTCATTCAGCACCTAAATCAACTTCTTTGCTTTTAAAGTATTCAACTTGGAGGAGATTATGATTGAAAGTGTATTATTACTTCCCAAAAATACATATTTCAAATGAGTTGAAAGTATTTTCAACTCAAGTTCTAGTGCCTTGTGGCTCAAATCATCCAGTgagcagatttttttttttttgatttctTTACTGAATTGCAATGTGCTATTGTCAAGGCATTCTAATGTCAAGTTTTCGGTTAGAGCTACCTCCAACTTATCTTCCTTACTTAATTCAAATGCTTCTTGAGTGAGAGAATTAACAATGTCTATgctgcaaagagaaaaattatcatcagGATACTTCATTGCATCGTATACGTTAAATTTTACCTCTTCTTCATCAAACTCCATTGTGAACGTGCCTTCATACACGTTGCTCTTCGTTCTAGCTATGCTAAGGAATGGTCTTCCTAGCAACAAATCGGTAGAGTTGGATGAATTGTTATCTTGCATGTTCAAGATAAAAAAATCtgctgaaaaaattaatttcctcACTTGAACTAAGACATCCTCCAACACGCCCTTTGAATAGACTATTGATCTATCGGCAAGTTGGAGTGTGACTCTTGTTTGTTTTAAAGGAATTGcatccaaagacaaataaacAGACAGATGCATAACATTTATTGAATCTCTTAAATCACATATTGCCTTCTTGACTTCAAAGTCACCAACTTTACATGATATTGCAAATATGcctttatctttatatttttgtgaAACTTTTCTTTGAAGTACAGTTGACACATTCTCACCTACTTTAATCTTTTCATGTCTAtacaatttctttttattagtgcaaagatttttttagaaatttagcATACTTGGATATTTGCTTTATGGTTTCAAGAAGGGGTATGTTTATTTGGACTTTGCAAAAAATCTCCAAGATCCTtttcatccctttcccttttgGATTGAGCAAGTCTTTCAGGAAAAGGAGGATAATTTACAAGTCTTTCAAGAAAAGGAGTACGGTTTACCTAAATTAGGGGTTGTTCTACCTTTGATTTTTGGGGCTGATTTTCTGCTGAAATTTTCAATTATGTTTCTGGCATCGGGTCTGCCGTATTGCCTTGGACAAACCTCTTCGAGTTGGCAGATTCCAATTCTTTTTCGCTTCACAATGTAATTGCACTTGCGTTCTATTTTGGGTTTGGCACGGTTTAGGAAGGCAGTTTCCATTAAGATTCCAGCTTGCTCACTTATGTAGCAAGTTGGTTCACTTGGTTTtccaaattttgaatgctcgATTTCGTTTCCTGTTGAAAAGTGAGAGTGCTATTAGCAAGAGGTTGTATAATGTCTTCTAGAGACATACATGATTTTTCAGCTTGATAATTTGCTCTTGGCTGAAAATTTTACTGTCTATTCCCATAGTTAAGGTTCGGATGATCTCCCTATCCCGGATTGTACGTATTTGAAAATGGATCATACTTCATTTGTTGTCTATTGAATTCTCCAATTGTATTAACTTGTTGCTCACTCTCCTAAATGGTAGGACACATATTTGTGGGATAGTCGGCTTGTTTGCAAATGCCACAAGTCTGTACATTATCTCCTACAACCAATTGTTGAATTGCAGCGGTAAAttgtgaaattttagaatctaaagatACAATACTTACCTCATTCGCATTCTTAGGAATGTCCTCATCTCGGCAATACTATCTAGAGTTGGCAGCCAATTTCGAGATtaaagttttacctttttaGGTTCCATTTCTGCAATGACTCCTCCACTAGCAGCATCTATTATTCTCCTTTTTAATGGCAAAAGTCCTTCATAGAAGTGAAGGTTAAGTTATTTTGGAGTGATTTCATGTTTTGGATAgcttgaaattaattttttataacattcccaatattcatggagagtttcaatttttctttatttgattCCACTTATTTCCTTCCTTATagatgaagctttagttgttggAAAAAACCTTTCTAAAaataagtctctaatttgcGCCCAAGTGGTGATTGAATCTGGAGGCAAATAGTAGAGCTAATTTTAGCAGATTTAATCAAAGTAAAAGGAAAAGCTACTAACCTGATTTATTCGTCAGCTATCCCCTGTGGTCTCATGCTTGAACAGACCACGTAAATCTCTTTCAGATGACGATGtgggtcttcattctccaacCCTTGGAATTTTGGTAATATATGAATCATACCTATTCATAATTCTAGAGGTGCATTTAACATTGGGTATGTTATGCAAAGAGGTTGCTTTTCGGCAGTTGCGACCATCGTGTCTCTTCGGTTAGGCTCAACTAGTGGTTCGGTTGGTGTTGAAGAGGTGGGGCCTTCAGTGGTCTCACGAAAAGGGGTTTGGGCAGGAAGTTGAGAGGTTCCCGAATTGGCCTATTTTTACAACTTGGTTGCTTGTCTCAACCGTTTTGCAGTCtttctcaatttctggatcaaactgAATTCTACAGTTTTCAGACTTGgtcatagaaataaaaataaacggTTAAAGGTCCCTGGCAATGGTGCCAAATTTGACGGGCGTCGAATCCGTTAATTAAAactgaattttcttttcttaaattaaaagattttgtCGATAGAGTAAATGAATGTCGATCCTATTGAGACC
The sequence above is a segment of the Manihot esculenta cultivar AM560-2 chromosome 5, M.esculenta_v8, whole genome shotgun sequence genome. Coding sequences within it:
- the LOC122723687 gene encoding secreted RxLR effector protein 161-like; protein product: MEPKCKLKRQDGEPFVDATEYRRIIGSLRYLVNTRPDLAYSVGVVSRYMDTPTVTHMNAVKQILRYVRGTIGMGIVYKKNQEKEELVGFSDSDLAGDTDDRKSTSGIIFFIGESPITWVSHKQRIVVLSSCEAEYIAATGGACQGLWLKKIIAELRGDDKVKPVLKVDNKSAISLANNPVFHERSKHIDTRIHFIRDCVQCGDIQLEYVKTEEQVADLLTKPLARQRFNELRDRIGVKQV